From Verrucomicrobiales bacterium, one genomic window encodes:
- a CDS encoding DUF11 domain-containing protein: MKRTKHHGLQSIAASLMAALLLAGCAQQQQQANHSHGAAPTPAKAAPARTDGYGPSYSTYEADGSKFIKGSMAFPSGKLDGSGLLLEKVVPAEAMVGVPFTYRYEVKNLTPYALHQVMVTDRVTSNFSASSADPKPSNVNGGLATWSLDTLEPNQTKVITVTGSASEEGTITTCGWATYSPILCEPIKILKPGLELVKKLTPEATVCDPINMTLTVRNSGSSTLNDVTVTDELPSGLTTADGRTSVSVPVGRLAPGESKDIPVALKAGRTGKFDNTAKATSKEGVSAQASASTMVRQAVIQLTCTAPAERYLGRPGDFCFKISNTGDAACGDAVIEASVPAGLTVQSTTGGGTFANGKVTWRVGTLGAGESKEVCATVVSATAGQFSLSASATCGCAAPATTSCQTVYRGIGAVLLEVVDANDPIEVGANEVYEVIVTNQGTAPLTNVKVVSKLEDSQEFVSGTGTSAVSASGKTIVYEIVGSIAPKAKASWKVTVKALKAGDVRFDTVLTSDQTDRSVEETESTHQY, encoded by the coding sequence ATGAAACGAACCAAACATCATGGTCTCCAGTCCATCGCAGCCAGCTTGATGGCAGCGCTGCTGCTCGCGGGATGTGCCCAGCAGCAACAACAAGCCAATCATTCTCACGGTGCCGCCCCGACTCCGGCGAAGGCAGCTCCTGCCCGCACCGACGGGTATGGACCGTCCTACAGCACCTATGAGGCTGACGGGAGCAAGTTCATCAAGGGTTCCATGGCGTTTCCTTCAGGCAAGCTCGACGGCAGCGGCCTGCTTTTGGAGAAGGTGGTTCCGGCTGAGGCCATGGTGGGTGTTCCTTTCACCTACCGTTATGAAGTCAAGAATCTGACCCCCTACGCGCTGCACCAGGTCATGGTGACGGATCGCGTCACCTCCAATTTCAGCGCCAGCTCGGCGGATCCGAAGCCGTCGAACGTGAATGGTGGTTTGGCCACTTGGAGCCTTGATACCTTGGAACCCAACCAGACGAAGGTGATCACCGTCACTGGTTCGGCCAGCGAAGAAGGCACGATTACGACCTGCGGTTGGGCCACCTACAGCCCGATCCTGTGCGAACCCATCAAGATTCTGAAGCCCGGTCTGGAGCTCGTGAAGAAGCTGACTCCGGAAGCGACGGTTTGTGACCCGATCAACATGACCTTGACGGTGCGCAACTCGGGCAGCAGCACGCTGAATGATGTGACGGTTACCGACGAACTTCCGTCCGGTCTGACCACAGCTGACGGACGCACTTCGGTTAGCGTCCCTGTGGGTCGTTTGGCTCCGGGCGAATCCAAGGATATCCCGGTGGCTTTGAAGGCTGGCCGCACGGGCAAGTTTGACAACACGGCAAAGGCGACCTCGAAGGAAGGCGTCAGCGCTCAGGCCAGCGCCAGCACGATGGTGCGCCAAGCTGTCATCCAGCTTACCTGCACCGCTCCGGCTGAACGTTATCTCGGCCGTCCGGGTGACTTCTGCTTCAAGATCTCCAACACGGGTGACGCTGCTTGTGGCGACGCTGTGATCGAAGCTTCTGTTCCTGCGGGTCTGACGGTCCAGAGCACCACCGGTGGCGGCACCTTCGCCAACGGCAAAGTCACCTGGCGCGTTGGTACCCTCGGTGCTGGCGAGTCCAAGGAAGTCTGCGCCACGGTCGTTTCTGCGACTGCCGGCCAGTTCTCGCTGAGCGCCAGCGCTACCTGTGGTTGCGCCGCTCCGGCCACCACCAGCTGCCAGACGGTTTACCGTGGTATCGGCGCTGTGCTGTTGGAAGTTGTTGATGCGAACGATCCGATCGAAGTGGGTGCCAACGAAGTTTACGAGGTTATCGTGACCAACCAGGGTACCGCTCCCCTGACCAACGTCAAGGTCGTCAGCAAGCTGGAAGACTCGCAAGAGTTCGTCTCTGGCACGGGCACCTCGGCGGTGAGTGCCAGCGGCAAGACGATCGTTTATGAAATCGTCGGTTCGATCGCCCCGAAAGCGAAGGCTTCCTGGAAGGTCACCGTTAAAGCCCTCAAGGCTGGCGATGTGCGTTTCGACACCGTCCTCACCAGCGATCAGACCGATCGCTCGGTCGAAGAGACCGAATCCACCCATCAGTACTAA
- a CDS encoding glycerate kinase — translation MPRRILIVPDKFKGTLTAHEAAAAIAAGWRRVHPQDEIRLLPMSDGGDGFGPILADHLQGETRRVPAMDAAHRPGEVDWWWVPAQRLAIVEAARANGLARLPKGQFSVTDLDTYGVGMLLREIAQFEPVRCIVGIGGSATNDGGFGVASALGWRFLDKSGNPIQRWFDLEGLHRIVRPSASSGLGLLQVAVDVQNPLLGEQGCSRIYGPQKGLKPEQFVRAEACLAKLASVFKETSNECADSESLAELPGSGAAGGLGFGLAAFLGAELTPGFDLFASLAGLPDQIKSADLVITAEGSIDASSLMGKGVGGVTRLCREMGRPCVGLAGVTDSNPGLQSHFVTVAALVPKHFSAEAAFADPSRCLETLAQIVATELSQGTP, via the coding sequence ATGCCACGTCGCATTCTCATCGTTCCGGATAAGTTTAAAGGCACGCTGACGGCGCACGAGGCGGCAGCCGCTATCGCGGCAGGATGGCGTCGTGTCCACCCTCAGGATGAGATTCGGTTGCTGCCTATGAGTGACGGGGGTGATGGTTTTGGCCCCATTCTGGCCGATCATCTGCAGGGGGAGACCCGACGCGTTCCGGCTATGGACGCCGCGCATCGACCGGGCGAAGTGGACTGGTGGTGGGTGCCTGCCCAACGATTGGCTATCGTGGAAGCAGCTCGGGCGAATGGTCTCGCCAGGCTACCGAAGGGACAGTTTTCGGTCACCGACTTGGACACCTATGGGGTGGGCATGCTTCTGAGGGAGATTGCTCAGTTTGAGCCGGTCCGTTGTATCGTCGGCATTGGAGGGAGCGCGACCAACGATGGGGGATTTGGCGTTGCCTCGGCTCTGGGATGGAGATTTCTTGATAAATCAGGAAACCCCATCCAACGGTGGTTTGATTTAGAAGGGCTGCATCGGATCGTGCGTCCTTCCGCTTCCTCGGGGCTCGGACTCCTGCAGGTGGCGGTGGACGTGCAGAACCCGCTTCTCGGGGAACAAGGTTGTTCACGCATCTATGGACCTCAAAAGGGCTTGAAGCCGGAGCAGTTTGTTCGAGCGGAAGCTTGCTTGGCGAAGTTAGCTTCGGTTTTCAAGGAAACCTCCAACGAATGTGCTGACTCCGAAAGCCTCGCTGAGCTACCGGGGTCGGGTGCGGCGGGCGGACTCGGGTTCGGCTTGGCCGCGTTTCTAGGAGCAGAGTTGACCCCGGGTTTTGATCTCTTTGCTTCTTTGGCGGGACTTCCAGACCAGATTAAATCGGCCGATCTCGTGATCACCGCTGAAGGCTCCATCGATGCGTCATCCTTGATGGGCAAGGGGGTCGGGGGAGTGACGCGGCTCTGTCGGGAGATGGGTCGTCCCTGTGTCGGACTTGCCGGAGTCACCGACTCCAACCCTGGATTACAGTCACATTTCGTGACCGTCGCGGCACTGGTTCCCAAGCATTTCAGTGCCGAAGCGGCGTTCGCTGACCCGTCGCGGTGTCTCGAAACTCTCGCTCAGATCGTCGCGACGGAGCTGAGTCAGGGAACTCCTTGA
- a CDS encoding mandelate racemase/muconate lactonizing enzyme family protein, giving the protein MPISTDIRVLEVSLYYLPIETRVPLKFGTETVTSVTCARARVVVSSGQGLSAVGWGETPLSVQWVWPSAIPYAERHAALKSFTEKIAQAWVGFAAQGHALEIGHQFLEERLPNLLVRFNAEERAGREPMPQLAALVCASVLDQAIHDAYGNSVGLPVYQTYRPPFLNRDLTRFITPAHGTAVAFKDRFPADYFLAVPAAKLRAWHLVGGLDALGPDDLTGNEPQDGHPLVLADWIRRDGLRCLKVKLRGNDGAWDFERLVRVGEIALQNRVDWLTADFNCTVRDPEYVNEILDRLREDYPRLYGMMLYVEQPFPYDLEAYPIDTHSIASRKPLFLDESAHDWRLVRRGRELGWNGVALKTCKTQTGALLSGCWAKAHGMALMVQDLTNPMLAQIPHLLLAAHIGTLMGVETNAMQYYPEASAPEAQVHPGLYRRRDGVVDLGTLRGAGFGGRVDEIARTLPEAVGTWSR; this is encoded by the coding sequence ATGCCCATATCCACTGACATCCGGGTGTTGGAGGTTTCCCTCTACTACCTTCCGATCGAGACGCGGGTGCCTTTGAAGTTTGGCACCGAGACGGTGACCTCGGTTACCTGTGCTCGGGCGCGGGTGGTGGTATCCAGTGGACAGGGTTTGTCCGCGGTGGGATGGGGCGAGACCCCCTTGAGTGTGCAGTGGGTTTGGCCCAGCGCGATTCCCTATGCCGAGCGCCATGCGGCTTTGAAAAGCTTCACGGAGAAAATTGCCCAGGCTTGGGTGGGTTTTGCGGCCCAGGGACACGCCTTGGAGATCGGGCATCAATTCTTGGAAGAACGACTGCCCAATCTGCTCGTGCGTTTCAACGCCGAGGAGCGGGCGGGACGGGAGCCGATGCCTCAGTTGGCGGCGCTGGTGTGCGCATCGGTGTTGGATCAGGCCATTCATGACGCCTATGGGAATTCGGTGGGACTTCCGGTCTATCAGACCTACCGGCCTCCGTTCTTGAATCGGGATCTGACCCGGTTCATCACGCCGGCGCACGGCACTGCGGTGGCATTCAAGGACCGCTTCCCGGCCGATTATTTTTTGGCCGTCCCTGCTGCGAAGCTGAGAGCCTGGCATTTGGTGGGCGGATTGGATGCGCTGGGCCCTGACGATTTGACAGGCAACGAACCACAAGATGGTCATCCGCTGGTGCTGGCCGATTGGATCCGTCGGGATGGCTTGCGCTGTTTGAAGGTGAAGCTGCGGGGGAATGACGGGGCTTGGGACTTTGAGCGGCTGGTGAGAGTGGGAGAGATCGCGTTGCAGAACCGCGTGGACTGGCTGACCGCCGACTTCAATTGCACGGTCCGAGATCCCGAGTATGTGAACGAGATTCTCGATCGATTGCGTGAAGATTACCCTCGTCTCTATGGCATGATGCTCTATGTCGAGCAGCCTTTTCCTTACGACTTGGAGGCCTATCCGATCGACACCCATAGCATCGCCAGCCGGAAGCCGCTTTTCCTCGACGAGAGTGCTCACGATTGGCGGCTCGTGCGTCGGGGTCGGGAGCTGGGCTGGAATGGGGTTGCGCTCAAGACCTGCAAGACTCAAACCGGGGCTCTGTTGAGTGGTTGTTGGGCGAAGGCACACGGGATGGCCCTGATGGTTCAGGATCTCACCAACCCGATGCTCGCCCAGATACCTCATTTGCTGCTCGCCGCGCACATCGGCACGCTGATGGGGGTGGAGACCAACGCCATGCAGTATTATCCGGAGGCCTCCGCTCCCGAGGCTCAGGTTCATCCGGGGCTGTATCGTCGTCGGGACGGGGTGGTGGATTTGGGCACCCTGCGGGGTGCAGGCTTTGGTGGGCGGGTTGACGAGATTGCGCGGACCCTGCCGGAGGCGGTAGGCACTTGGTCGCGCTAG
- a CDS encoding ABC transporter ATP-binding protein has protein sequence MEETRSKKTRGSLRSLLVVLSFLRSYPGWFCLAIGLLLTNIGIELALPQVLGESMNGLQRYVDHQEEFSPTLFVIIYLALVGIRSGIGIILGPIRNRLVHTTLGDIRAAIYSALQRMAFSYHDRTNSGELISRATTDVWRLQEFFFACMLMTADIVVTLIATTWLIFSISPALGAAALATMGPTVALIAYYASRLQPRWREVHDLHSAMTTVVQENIAGVRVVKAFAREQSEISKFRDRKETYLKHLLHTVNYWASRVPFAQFIYGLSMPLVLWIGGRQVIQGELLIGDLAKVVFYLMAIGHRMGLVGQFTNIVQNASASAERICEILKEPPRIVSGQQPLPSGGGEVRFEGVSFAYEKDRPSLHELSLAAPAGKTIAIVGPTGSGKSTLVQLIPRFYDPEAGRILLDGVDVRDLDLAELRRSVSMIFQETFLFSATVAENIAYGRPNATAEEIERSARLAQAHEFITGLEKGYDTIIGERGVSLSGGQRQRIAIARAFLMNPRVLILDDATASVDSQTERLIQEAMRELSRGRTTFIIAQRFSTVQHADQIVVLNQGRLVEIGTHQELTARGGFYAEIVSRQLRGRESQPATQEASR, from the coding sequence ATGGAAGAGACCCGCTCCAAAAAAACTCGAGGCTCTCTGCGCAGCCTGCTGGTGGTTCTGAGTTTCCTGCGGAGCTACCCAGGCTGGTTCTGCCTGGCCATCGGGCTGCTGCTCACCAACATCGGCATCGAGCTCGCCCTCCCGCAGGTCCTGGGCGAATCCATGAACGGGCTTCAGCGCTACGTGGACCACCAGGAGGAGTTCTCCCCCACCCTGTTCGTCATCATCTACCTCGCCTTGGTGGGCATCCGCTCGGGCATCGGCATCATTCTCGGCCCCATTCGCAATCGCCTGGTCCATACCACCCTGGGGGACATTCGCGCAGCGATCTACAGCGCACTCCAAAGGATGGCCTTCTCCTACCACGACCGCACTAACTCCGGCGAGCTGATCTCCCGGGCCACGACGGATGTCTGGAGGCTTCAAGAATTCTTCTTTGCATGCATGCTGATGACAGCCGATATCGTGGTGACCTTGATCGCCACCACCTGGCTGATCTTCTCGATCAGCCCCGCCCTGGGCGCCGCCGCCTTGGCCACCATGGGACCCACCGTGGCACTGATTGCCTACTACGCTAGCCGCCTCCAACCCCGCTGGCGGGAGGTCCACGATCTCCACAGCGCCATGACGACCGTGGTGCAGGAGAACATTGCCGGCGTGCGCGTGGTCAAAGCCTTTGCGCGGGAACAAAGCGAAATCTCCAAATTCCGAGACCGCAAGGAAACCTACCTCAAGCACCTCCTGCACACGGTGAATTACTGGGCTTCGCGGGTCCCGTTCGCCCAGTTCATCTACGGACTCAGCATGCCGCTCGTGCTCTGGATCGGAGGCCGCCAGGTGATCCAAGGGGAACTGCTCATTGGCGACCTGGCCAAGGTGGTCTTCTACCTCATGGCCATCGGACACCGCATGGGCCTCGTGGGCCAATTTACCAATATCGTGCAGAACGCCAGCGCCAGCGCCGAGCGCATCTGCGAGATCCTCAAGGAGCCCCCGCGGATCGTGAGCGGCCAGCAGCCGCTGCCTTCGGGAGGCGGGGAGGTCCGCTTCGAGGGTGTCTCTTTCGCCTATGAAAAAGACCGCCCTTCCTTGCATGAACTCTCCCTGGCCGCTCCCGCCGGAAAAACCATCGCCATCGTGGGTCCAACCGGCTCCGGAAAGTCCACGCTGGTCCAGCTGATTCCCCGCTTTTATGATCCCGAAGCCGGGCGCATCCTCCTGGATGGCGTCGATGTCCGCGACCTGGATCTGGCGGAACTGCGACGGTCCGTCAGCATGATTTTCCAGGAGACCTTCCTCTTCAGCGCCACCGTGGCGGAGAACATCGCCTACGGTCGCCCGAACGCCACCGCGGAAGAGATCGAACGCAGCGCCCGCCTCGCCCAAGCCCACGAGTTCATCACTGGCCTGGAAAAGGGATACGACACCATCATCGGGGAACGCGGGGTCTCCCTGAGCGGTGGCCAGCGCCAGCGCATCGCCATCGCCCGTGCGTTCCTCATGAACCCCCGTGTGCTCATCCTGGACGACGCCACCGCCAGCGTCGATTCTCAGACCGAGCGTCTCATTCAGGAGGCGATGCGCGAACTGAGCCGCGGACGAACCACCTTCATCATTGCTCAGCGGTTCTCCACTGTTCAGCACGCCGATCAAATCGTGGTGCTCAATCAAGGACGCCTTGTGGAGATCGGCACGCATCAAGAACTCACCGCGCGTGGTGGCTTCTATGCTGAAATCGTGTCCCGCCAGCTGCGGGGACGGGAAAGTCAGCCCGCCACTCAGGAGGCCAGCCGATGA
- a CDS encoding ABC transporter ATP-binding protein has translation MSHDAELEEEFAQRKMSRELFVRLYSYLRPYRSLVILNLVFTVLATASQLLGPKFIQVGIDRYLTQFTGIEAARRGILVVSGIYLGNLLVGWLLSVIQVRTTIRVGQSAMNDLRLSVFEHIQRLSLNYFDKTQQGRIISRADTDIDSLDRVITWGGSQLLSSVLTLVGVMILMLQYDWRLCLAVSTVLPALVVATRLFHAHGIRAYRRVRAHSSRLAASMAESIQGVRVVQAFAREEENLERFQELHGEYAGFAIEAARVFHTYMPFIALISGLGTCIILGYGGHLAMAREITVGELAAFILYLGMFFGPIQTMGDLYNALLSTAASAERIFQLLDTEPQVKNRTDAQPLPRLRGEVRFDKVWFRYDSTPADAWILKDISFTAKPGETVALVGHTGSGKTSIISLLARFYDPQRGAIRVGDVDLQTATIDSLHSQIGIVTQENFLFTGTVMENLKFGRAEASDEQVIEAAKKLGTDPIISRLPDGYQTKVAERGGNFSAGERQLITFTRAMVAEPKILILDEATSAVDPQTEDVIQHALEKLFEQRTCFVIAHRLSTVRTAHRILVLDHGEIVESGTHQELLTRDGPYSRLHAEFVGS, from the coding sequence ATGAGCCACGACGCCGAGCTGGAGGAGGAGTTCGCCCAGCGGAAAATGTCGCGCGAGCTGTTCGTGCGGTTGTATTCCTACCTGCGGCCCTACCGGTCCCTGGTCATTCTCAATCTGGTGTTCACGGTGCTCGCTACGGCCTCCCAGCTTCTGGGACCTAAATTCATCCAGGTGGGGATTGATCGCTACCTGACGCAGTTCACTGGCATCGAAGCGGCGCGCCGAGGCATTCTGGTCGTGAGCGGGATCTACCTGGGCAATCTGCTAGTCGGTTGGCTGCTCTCCGTCATCCAAGTCCGCACCACGATCCGGGTCGGCCAGAGTGCGATGAACGATCTCCGCCTGTCTGTCTTCGAGCACATCCAGCGGCTGTCGCTGAACTATTTCGACAAGACCCAGCAGGGCCGGATCATCAGCCGCGCCGATACCGATATCGATTCCTTGGATCGGGTGATTACCTGGGGCGGTTCGCAGCTGCTCTCCAGCGTGCTCACACTCGTCGGCGTCATGATTCTCATGCTCCAGTATGACTGGCGCCTCTGCCTGGCCGTGAGCACGGTTCTGCCAGCGCTGGTCGTCGCTACCCGACTTTTCCACGCGCACGGCATCCGAGCTTACCGGCGAGTGCGAGCCCATTCCTCCAGGCTGGCGGCCTCCATGGCGGAAAGCATCCAAGGTGTCCGAGTGGTCCAGGCCTTCGCACGCGAGGAGGAGAACTTGGAACGCTTCCAAGAGTTGCATGGGGAATACGCCGGCTTCGCCATCGAAGCAGCCCGCGTGTTCCACACCTACATGCCGTTCATCGCCCTGATCTCAGGCCTGGGCACCTGCATCATCCTCGGCTACGGAGGCCATCTAGCCATGGCCCGCGAGATTACTGTCGGCGAGCTCGCGGCGTTCATCCTCTACCTGGGAATGTTTTTCGGGCCCATCCAGACGATGGGCGATCTCTACAACGCCCTGCTTTCCACCGCCGCCAGCGCCGAACGCATCTTCCAGCTGCTCGACACCGAGCCGCAGGTAAAAAACCGAACCGATGCCCAGCCACTGCCGCGATTGCGGGGCGAAGTGCGGTTCGATAAGGTCTGGTTCCGCTACGACAGCACGCCGGCGGACGCCTGGATCCTGAAGGACATCTCCTTCACCGCGAAGCCCGGGGAGACGGTGGCGCTCGTCGGCCACACTGGATCCGGAAAAACCAGCATCATCAGCCTGCTGGCCCGGTTCTACGACCCCCAGCGCGGGGCCATTCGGGTGGGTGACGTGGATCTACAGACCGCCACCATCGACTCCCTGCACAGCCAGATCGGAATCGTGACCCAGGAGAATTTCCTATTCACCGGCACCGTCATGGAAAACCTCAAGTTCGGACGGGCAGAGGCCAGCGATGAGCAGGTCATTGAGGCGGCCAAGAAATTGGGAACCGATCCGATCATTAGCCGCCTGCCCGACGGCTATCAGACCAAGGTGGCCGAGCGCGGCGGCAACTTCAGCGCGGGGGAGCGCCAGCTCATCACCTTCACCCGGGCCATGGTCGCAGAGCCGAAGATCCTGATCCTGGATGAAGCCACCAGTGCCGTGGATCCCCAGACGGAGGATGTCATCCAGCACGCGTTGGAGAAGCTATTCGAGCAGAGAACCTGCTTTGTCATTGCACATCGGCTCTCGACCGTCCGCACCGCCCACCGTATTCTGGTGCTGGATCACGGAGAAATTGTGGAATCAGGAACGCATCAGGAGCTGTTGACGCGCGACGGCCCCTACTCTCGACTTCACGCTGAGTTCGTTGGCAGTTAG
- a CDS encoding immunoglobulin domain-containing protein produces the protein MKTRYCTRFSRSLLGILLSLQALNVPGQIEDNGFAWVKTGGGPQNDAGTGLTVDAATNVIAVGTYSNVVAFSGITLTNAGNKDFFIASYRRDGELNWIQRAGGALDDGAGGASADTNGFIYATGFFRGQARFGQTLLSARGTSSALDAFLVKYSPTGALQWVQQAGGPGDDRGHAVAADPGGGCWVAGSFSGTAIFGPNVQLVATNSQVPETFVARYQTNGSLSWVKRFGSNRGLIGYAIQAGPNGRAVLGGEFAGTAEFGTNSFISAGDRDAFVVSLNAQGEAEWAFQLGGGSADGGRGLGIDAGGNVYVGGYFSDTFRWGGATVSSAGRKDVFLACLTSLGVPTWIQTGGGTEDDSFNSVTVSTRGAIYAGGSFSTSLRIAGVTLASVGNLDGFLTRFDRHGTLDWMARCGGSATAADSITAIAAGPGNSLFATGEFSGNATFGTNSVSTSGAINRDFFLTERRVRPPDVPLSPTNTVATLGEPFTLSVTASGSGPFTYQWYLNQVALAGETNAVLTRTNTTLADAGSYEVTVGSNESEYRSPPAEVSLEVKLSLQTQGNGQILADPILDRYPLGSTVQLYGLAEDDAFFVRWSGDLESHDNPAQLQLNGNRSVRGIFGSRRLQLVAMGSGTIKATPAQELYAPGEAVILTAEAGKSYSFTGWDDGDARNPRPIVIGETNRYTALFTNLVPVETLVFGSVTRTAQTGMPALFVDNEFIVDGPVLRGDEVEIRLYSSFTNGTVVYSLDGSTPNRRFEGPFRVARSVQIQARAYSEDFLEEVSMDAIQLLIVPSFQIQATTTGGGTVTISPLQERYLSNTLVTITATPTNGWTFLGWAGDLGGHEATNLVHIDRDRCGQAIFGTTLALTNAGAGRLVAEPNLSTFPYGSTVRITAFPEAGNQFVSWGGAGSGAVNPLVLQITRTNPTVRALFLSSGNDFPLVVEPTGAGSVVVFPRQNLYTNGQSVLLIASPEAGQEFLGWTGDVEASTNRLTLRMTQRSIIQARFTSKPSLKMIYCLNPKRAEDLRLEIQSDLGASLSLERSQNLTSWTSWLTLTNTLGYLLVPDPEASGGAGFFHRAVRTGP, from the coding sequence ATGAAAACCCGTTATTGCACTCGGTTCTCCCGATCTCTCCTCGGAATCCTCCTCAGCCTGCAGGCCCTGAACGTGCCTGGCCAAATCGAGGACAACGGATTTGCCTGGGTCAAAACCGGAGGCGGTCCGCAGAATGATGCTGGAACCGGGCTGACGGTCGACGCCGCCACCAATGTGATCGCGGTGGGTACGTACAGCAATGTCGTCGCGTTCTCCGGGATTACCCTCACCAATGCAGGTAACAAGGACTTCTTCATCGCCAGCTATCGGCGGGATGGCGAGTTGAACTGGATCCAACGAGCGGGAGGCGCGCTCGATGATGGGGCCGGAGGGGCGTCAGCGGATACGAATGGGTTCATCTACGCAACGGGATTCTTCCGCGGCCAGGCGCGATTTGGCCAAACGCTACTCAGCGCGCGCGGTACTTCCTCGGCGCTGGACGCATTCCTGGTTAAATACTCCCCCACCGGGGCGCTTCAGTGGGTCCAACAAGCCGGCGGACCCGGCGATGATCGAGGCCATGCGGTGGCTGCCGATCCCGGCGGCGGATGCTGGGTGGCCGGATCGTTCAGCGGCACCGCCATCTTCGGTCCGAACGTACAGCTGGTGGCGACCAACTCCCAGGTTCCCGAAACATTCGTGGCACGCTACCAAACCAACGGAAGCTTGAGCTGGGTGAAGCGCTTCGGGTCGAACCGCGGGCTGATTGGATATGCCATTCAAGCAGGACCGAACGGGCGCGCTGTGCTCGGCGGAGAGTTTGCCGGCACGGCTGAGTTCGGCACCAACAGCTTCATTTCCGCCGGAGATAGAGACGCCTTCGTGGTGTCGCTGAACGCCCAGGGGGAAGCAGAGTGGGCATTTCAACTGGGAGGCGGAAGCGCGGACGGCGGGCGCGGACTGGGTATCGATGCGGGAGGCAATGTTTATGTGGGTGGCTATTTCTCCGACACGTTCCGCTGGGGCGGCGCAACCGTTTCGTCGGCGGGCCGCAAGGACGTCTTTCTGGCCTGCCTGACTTCCCTGGGTGTCCCAACCTGGATCCAGACGGGCGGCGGCACCGAGGATGACTCGTTCAACTCGGTCACCGTGAGCACACGCGGGGCCATCTACGCGGGCGGGAGCTTCAGCACCTCGCTGCGGATTGCGGGCGTCACGCTGGCCTCGGTCGGCAATCTGGATGGCTTTCTGACGCGTTTCGATCGCCATGGCACTCTGGATTGGATGGCACGCTGCGGCGGATCAGCCACCGCAGCCGATTCCATCACCGCCATCGCCGCCGGGCCCGGGAACAGTCTGTTCGCCACTGGGGAGTTCAGCGGCAACGCCACCTTTGGCACCAATTCCGTTTCGACCTCCGGAGCAATCAACCGGGATTTCTTTCTGACCGAGCGTCGAGTCCGCCCTCCCGATGTGCCCCTCTCACCCACCAACACGGTGGCGACTCTCGGCGAACCATTCACCCTCAGCGTAACGGCGAGCGGATCGGGCCCCTTCACTTACCAATGGTATTTGAACCAGGTCGCCCTGGCCGGAGAGACCAATGCCGTTCTCACGCGTACCAACACCACCCTGGCCGATGCCGGATCCTACGAAGTCACGGTGGGAAGCAACGAGTCCGAATACCGAAGCCCGCCGGCGGAGGTGAGCCTGGAGGTGAAACTATCGCTGCAAACCCAGGGTAATGGACAAATCCTCGCCGATCCGATTCTGGATCGCTACCCGCTCGGAAGCACGGTGCAACTATATGGGCTCGCCGAGGACGATGCCTTCTTCGTCCGCTGGAGTGGCGATCTCGAATCGCATGACAACCCCGCCCAACTTCAGCTGAACGGCAACCGCTCCGTGAGGGGAATCTTTGGATCGCGAAGATTGCAGTTGGTGGCCATGGGTTCGGGAACCATCAAGGCAACCCCCGCTCAAGAACTCTATGCCCCCGGCGAAGCCGTCATCCTGACCGCAGAGGCCGGAAAGTCGTACAGCTTCACGGGATGGGACGACGGAGACGCGCGAAACCCGCGACCCATTGTCATTGGTGAAACCAACCGCTACACGGCCCTCTTTACCAATTTGGTGCCGGTGGAAACTCTGGTCTTCGGAAGCGTGACCCGCACCGCCCAGACCGGCATGCCCGCTCTCTTCGTGGACAATGAGTTTATTGTCGATGGACCCGTATTGCGGGGAGATGAGGTCGAGATCCGGCTTTACTCCTCCTTCACCAATGGCACCGTGGTCTACTCTCTCGACGGTTCGACACCCAATCGGCGATTTGAAGGCCCGTTTCGAGTCGCCCGCTCGGTGCAGATCCAAGCCCGGGCTTACTCGGAAGATTTTCTGGAGGAAGTGTCCATGGATGCCATTCAGCTGCTCATCGTTCCCAGCTTTCAGATCCAAGCGACCACCACCGGCGGGGGGACCGTCACGATTTCTCCTCTGCAAGAGCGCTACCTGAGCAACACCCTGGTCACCATCACCGCGACGCCCACCAACGGATGGACATTTCTGGGCTGGGCCGGCGACCTTGGCGGCCACGAGGCCACCAACCTTGTTCACATCGATCGCGACCGCTGCGGACAGGCAATTTTTGGAACCACCCTCGCCCTCACCAACGCCGGCGCAGGTCGCCTGGTGGCCGAGCCAAATTTAAGCACGTTTCCTTACGGCAGCACTGTCCGAATCACCGCCTTTCCCGAGGCGGGCAACCAGTTTGTTTCCTGGGGCGGTGCGGGCAGTGGGGCAGTCAATCCGCTGGTGCTTCAGATCACGCGCACCAATCCCACCGTTCGAGCGCTCTTCCTCTCGAGCGGCAACGATTTCCCGCTCGTGGTCGAGCCCACCGGAGCTGGCTCCGTCGTGGTGTTCCCGCGTCAGAATCTCTACACTAATGGGCAATCCGTCTTGCTCATCGCCAGCCCGGAAGCAGGGCAGGAATTCCTGGGGTGGACCGGAGATGTCGAGGCCTCCACCAATCGACTGACCTTGCGGATGACCCAACGTTCCATCATCCAGGCGCGATTCACCAGCAAGCCCAGCCTGAAGATGATCTACTGCCTCAACCCTAAACGCGCCGAGGATCTCCGGTTGGAAATTCAGAGCGATTTGGGAGCTTCGTTATCCCTCGAACGAAGTCAGAATCTGACATCCTGGACTTCCTGGCTGACGCTCACGAACACTTTGGGATATCTGTTAGTCCCCGATCCAGAGGCGTCCGGAGGCGCTGGCTTCTTCCACCGAGCCGTTCGAACGGGGCCATGA